Below is a genomic region from Candidatus Paceibacterota bacterium.
AGATAACGTCCATTTCTTTCAGCGTTCTTTGGACTATATATATAGCCCGTTGCGCTTCTTCCTTCTCAACCTCCGAAGCCCTGTCCGATTCGATCTTCTTTCTCAATTTGTGCACCCATATGATATCGTCCTTATAATTCAATTGCGCTTCGGGGATCCTGCTTATCCTGCTCTCAAGATTCTCCCCCGAAAGCTTTGCGGCGCGAAGCGTATCATCAAGCAATTTTTCCGCTTCTATAACAGCAACATGATTTTTCTCGATATTATCAGACTCGGAGTTCTCAACAACAGAATCCCACTTTCTCTGTATCTTCGTCTTTGGAAGCCTGCCCGTCTCCATGGCTTCCTGTATGACCTCCCTGATCTTCAGCTTGAAAGCTCCTTCCACTCTCAGAAGTATCATGATTATCGCTATGGAGTATATTATGGTCAGCAATATCATTATATATTTGAAAGTTTGGAAAACATAAGGAAGCCACCATGTTGTTATCCCGGGTTCTATGATATAGCCTCCGATCTCGATCGTTTCGGCGGCAAGTATAAAGTTTTGTAAATATCCGATCATAAATTTCTATAACAAACATATAACGCACGTTATAACTTGTAACATTTGGATCAAGATGCATCCCGTTATAAGTTACGCGCTATATGCCATTTGGCTTCTTAAGATGCCACGACGTATTCCTTTCAAACTTCTCAGCTATATTCAAAATATTTTTTTCATCATAAGGCTTTCCGATTATCTGCATTCCGATCGGCATCTCGCGATCGCCATCCTCCGGTTTGGCAAATCCGCAGGGAACCGACATTGCCGGCACGCCCGCAAGGCTCGCCGCACTCGAAAAAATATCTTCAAGATAAAGCTCCAGCGGATTACTGCTGTGCTGCCCGATCCTGAACGCAACACTGGGCGTAGTCGGCGTAATGATTACATCGACCGTCTTGAAAGCCTCATCAAAATCCCTTTTGATCAACGCTCTTACTTTTTGCGCTTTGAGATAATATGCATCATAGTATCCGCTCGAAAGCGCATATGTTCCAAGCATGATCCTGCGCTTCGCCTCTTTGCCAAATCCCTTGCCTCTGGATTTTTTATACACATCCATCAGACTTTCCACTTTCGACATCCGACTTTCTACATCCGAATACCCGTATTTTATCCCGTCGAATCTCGCAAGATTCGAACTGACTTCGCTCGGCGTGATTATGTAATATGTCGGAACCGCATATTTTGTATTCGGCAGGCTGATCTCGACGATCTTCGCGCCCAGCTCCTCGATTTTTTTTATCGCCTCATCCAAAGACTTCCTTATTTCCCCATTCAATTCCTTTATGAAATACTCTTTCGGAATTCCGATCTTCATTCCCCTTATATCATTCTTTTCAATAAACTCCGAGTAGCTGTCTACCGTCTTGTCCGAAGAAGTGGAATCCCGTTCATCTTTTCCGGCAATTTCCCCGAGAATTACCGCCGCATCCATGACATTCTTTGCCATAATACTCGGACAATCCGTCGAAGACGTCATCGATATCAAACCATATCTTGGGACCCTGCCATAAGTCGGTTTGAGTCCGACCAAAGAACAGAATGCCGCAGGCCCTCTGATGGATCCGCCCGTATCGGTTCCGATCGAATATGCGCACTGATCCGCTGAAACCGAGGACGCGCTCCCGCCCGAAGATCCTCCCGGCACTCTTTCGAGATCCCATGGATTGTGAGTCACAAAGAAATCTGAGTTTTCGGTCGAGGCTCCGTGCGCAAACGCATCACAATTCACTTTGCCGAGCATCACCATTCCTCTTTCCTTCAAACGCCCCACCAATGTTGCGTCATATGGAGGAATATAATTTTTCAATATACTTGACGCGGCGGTCGTCAGAACGCCTTCAGTCAGAATAACGTCCTTAACGGAACATGGAACACCAAGAAGCAAATTGCTCTCCGCTTCGCCCTTGCCGATCCTTTCATCCGCCCTTGCCGCCTGCTTCAGCGCCAGATCTTCCGTGACCGTTATGAAAGACTTCACCTTTTCATCGGTCTTTTTTATCCTATCAAGATATGCCCTTGTAAGCTCGACTGCGGAAAATTCTTTCTTTTTCAGCCCCTCGTTAATTTTTGATATATTTAATTCTTTCAGATCCATGATAAAATTTAAAAATTGAAAGATTCCTGCCTGCCGGCAGGCAGGAAAATGAAAAATGATAATGTAAAGTTTAAATATTCATATCCATTTTAGCATTTTGAATTGCCACTTTGATATTTGATATTTACATTTTAAATTTCCTACAAGACCTGCTTCACCTTCACATATTCACCCTCCCGGTCCGGAAAATTATTGACAATCCCCTGCCTCATCTTTTCATCCGAATCTTTTACGATATCCTCCCTCGTGACATTCACCAATCCGGTGACTTGAGAGACAGGCTCAACATTATCAGTATTCACTTCTTTAAGCTGGTCAATATATCCAAGAACATCCGACAACTGGCCCGCGAACTCTTTTTTTTCCGCTTCGGACAGTTCTATCCTGGCAAGCTCTGCGATATGCTCGACTTCTTCTATTGATATTTTATTAGCTTTTTCCATACAAAAAAATTAACAAATCCTCATATTGAACAATTGTTTTAGCTACATACAAAATAACACAGATATCGAAAAAATACAACGCCTTATTGCAGTAAGCATGTGTCAGAAATCAAGCTTGATATTTACACTACGCACTCAGCATTTCTCCACTTGTATCCCCTACATAAATATCCTCTCCACGATATATGATATCGTATAAGCAAGAAGAATAATAACAAGGCCGGCCAGGGCATAGGTCATGGCTCTCTTGGCGGACGTGGCTTTCTGTTCGGATCCCGTGGAACCCATATACATGATGCCTCCGAGCATGATCATAAGAAGGGCGAGACCTCCGATTATGGAAAGGGTCCATTTGAATACGTTGGCGATCAGCTGTCTAAAGTCGGTAAGGGATGTTTTGTTTTGAACATCTGTGACGGGAACGATCGCGGATGATTGAGATACTGCGGCAGATTTAGGGCCTTCTCCGATGGAGTTGTAAGCGGAAACTTCATAGCTGTGGCTGGCATTGTCTCCGGGAACGTCTCTAAAGTAGAGGCCGGATATGGTTTTGATAAGGATACCGTCCCTGTATATCTTGTAGCCCGATACTACTCCTGCGGGAATTGTCCACCTGAGTTCCACTGCATCAGTTGAGGGAGTTGCGCTAAGAATGGGAGCGATTGTGGGAGCTGAAGGAGGAACTTCGCATTGTAAATTCGATACATTGCAGGCCAAAGGAGCGGCACACGATCCAGAACAGTCCAAAATGTTGTCGCATCCGTCAAAAAGGTTGGCCCCGCATTTGAACGGATAGTCTGCGCAAGTTATGGAGGGGGTGCAAGTGGGGGGAGCAGGCTCCGCAGGGCAATCCTCGGGACAAGTCGCATCTGTTTCAGTGCCGTCACAGATTCCATCGGGACAAACAGATTCGGAAGGTTCTGGTTCGGGAGGAAGCGGAAGAGGTGGAAGAGCTGCCGAGGCTCCGGAGAGAATATTGGATATTTTTTGAATTACAGTGGTTCCGGGGTACAAATTTAATGGATCGATATATGAAATACTGTATGAATTAATATAATACATGAAAAACCCAATGCCTTTTGTATGCGCCCACTCAATCTGCCTAAGCCAGCCTTGATTGAAGCAAGATTTATCATTGAATCCATTATACCCATTAGCGATACACGCTTTTTTTAATGCTGTCCAGGTAACATATAGCGTGGGCCTCACATCAACAGTTGTAAATTGAGCTTTCCATTTATTATAAAGACTTTCAGCTTGCGGCACTGTTTGCACTACAAATTCCGGCCGCACATAATCCAAAATATGATTTGAATTCAAATATGCGACGTCTACTCCGCTATTTGGCAAAGCATTCAAAAAATCGTTTGATGACCATGACGCGCCAAACTGAAAATCGGCCGGAAGTTTTCCCTCGGCTATTTTTGTATCGATAATATTTCTCATTCTGGTATAAATATTATCTAACTGTGCTTGAGAAGTGTCTTTAGAGGGAAATTCCTCCGCCTCAAACCCGTCTGGACGCCAGGTTTCCAAGCCCCATTCGAAATCTTGCAAGAATGAATCCACGCAAGCAATGTTTTTCGAACATCCGCTGCCCCACCAAGATAACACTGAAATCGATGATACCTTTATACCCTTTGACTTAGCATACATAATGGCACTCTTATGCGGATCAGGACCACCAGCTTGTATCTTGTCAAATTCCACAGGTCCTCGCGGAAAGGCTACAAAAACACGATTTGCTTTCATTGCAACAGCCTGATCTATCCTTGTATTCCATAAACTTTTATTATATTCAAAAGGAAATCCCGTGGCTTCATCCCCTACCGCTTTTGTTGTATTTGCCGGTAATAATAACGTCAAAAATAATACGGCTAATAACATTATTAAATTTTTTGTTTTGAGCATGCAATTAAACTCATATTGAATAAACTGGGATCTTTAAACATCTTTTTTTAAATTATATCAAAAATTTCGGAATAGGATAACACGAGTTACACACAATCATATTAGTGCGTCTGAAATTCCTTCTTCCTCAATATTTACGCTCCTATTTTCGCCCCCTGCGGATCGATGCGTAGCTTCTCTTGTCTTTGATATAATCGCAACTATTTGATCATATTGATGAATTCTTTCTCCATCAGTATCCTGACATTAAGCCGCTTCGCTTTTTCATATTTACTTCCCGGATTTTCACCTGCCACGACATAAGAAGTTTTCGCCGAAACCGCCGAAGAAACATTGCCGCCCAAGGCGCGGATATTATCGTGCGCCTCTTCTCTGCTCATGGAATCCAAAGTTCCCGTCACCACGAAAGATTTTCCCGCCAATTTTCCTTCCGGCGCTTTGTCCGGAATGATTTTCACTCCGACCTTCTCCAGATCATTCACCAATTTTATGTTTCCTGCATCACGGAAATAGCCATGGATGCTTTCCGCCACCACAGGACCGACATCGCGCGATCTTGTCAGATCTTCCACACTGGCTTTTTGAATATTAGCTAAACTCTTGAAATGAAGCGACAGGTCATAGCTCATTTCCTCGCCCACATGATGTATGCCAAGGGCATAAACAAACCGGCTAAGCGTGATCGTCTTTGATCTTGCGATCGCCAAAACAAGATTATCCGCCGATTTTTCCCCAAAACGGGCCAGAACCGAAATATCGTCTTTTGTAAGTTCAAAAATATCGGCGGCGCTGGATATCAATCCTTCGTCCAAAAACCTTTGGACGATCTTTCTGCCCATGCCTCGGATATCAAAAGCCTTCCGGCTCGCAAAATGGATCAGCCTCCGGAGGTCCTGCGCATAGCATTTTTTGTTTGTGCAATAGGTCGCCACTTCGCCTTCGGGACGCTCAACAGGACTTGCGCAAATGGGACATTTTTTAGGCATCCTGAAATCTTTTTCTTTTCCGGTCCGAAGGTTCGGAAGAACTTTCACCACCTCAGGGATCACGTCTCCCGCTTTTTGGATGATCACCGTGTCGCCGATCTTGAGACCCAGACGCATGATCTCATCCTCGTTATGAAGAGTGGCCCGGCTGATCGTAGAACCCATGACCTGCACCGGCTTCAGATGTGCTACGGGAGTCAATGCTCCTGTTCTGCCCACTTGCACCACTATATCCTCCACAATCGTCGTCGCCTGTTCGGCCGGAAACTTGAACGCAATGCCCCAGCGCGGAGCTTTTCCCGTATATCCGATCTTTCTCTGCCAATCGTTGCGGTTGAGCTTGAGAACTATGCCATCGATCCAATAATCCTCTTCTTCTTTATGATTCATCCAATGTTTCCAGACCTGGATCGCTTCCTCTATATCCGCACAATGTTTGCGATTTTTGTTGACCTTGAATCCCAGTTTATGCAATTTCTCCAGTTCTTCTTTTTGAGTTTCCGGCAGAGGAAAATTTCCCGCCCATGAAAGATCATAGACAAAACAATCCAGCCGCCTTTCTTTGACGATCTTTGGATCGAGCTGCCGAATCGCTCCTGCCGCCGCATTTCTTGGATTCGCGAGCAGTTGCTCCCCTTTCTTTTCTCTTTCTTTATTGAGCTCCTCAAACACCGACTTTCTCATGAAAACTTCTCCCTCAACGACCGCATCAACCTCTTCGGAAAGCTTCAAGGGAATACTGTCTATTGTTCTGATGTTCTGAGTTACATTCTCGCCGATCTTTCCATCGCCCCTGGTCGCCCCCGTCACCAGCAATCCTCTCTTATATGTCAGCACGATATGCAACCCGTCTATTTTCAATTCCGCCATATAATCTGTCCTGGCGTCGTTCGGCTCGCCGCCATCTGCCAAAAAACGCTTTACTCTTTTGTCAAAATCCCTTACCTCCTCTTCATTAAAAGCGTCATTGAAAGACCACTGAGGAACAGTGTGGGAAACTTTTTTGAATTCCTTGAGAGGCTTTCCTCCGACCCTTTGCGTCGGCGAGTCGGGCGTGATGAACTCCGGATTCTGTGTCTCCAATTCATAAAGCTCGTGCTTCAGAGAATCAAGCGCCGCATCGGATATTTCAACTTTGTCCAGAACATGATAAAGATAGCGATGATGGTCGATCTCCTTTTTGAGCTTCTCGATACGATTTTTGATGTCTTGTTTATTCATAAGAAAAAGGAAATTTAGAAGCTGTGATTTAATTTTCAATTTCTAATTTATAATTTTTATTAAATTTGCAATTATTCAATTTCTAAACTTTATTATCCATGGTATTTGTGATCTTTTGAAAAATTAAGTGAAATTCATGAGCTTCTTTCCAAAAATTTCTTATTTTTTATTTTAGCTCAGGATGATACTTCGCCAGTATCCTCAACCAGTATTTTGATTCATTTGCCTCTTTCTTGCAAATATAGATTTTATTTCGAAAATCTTTTTTAGAGCTGGAAGCGTTAGCTTCGCAGTAGTTTGCACCAATTGAAGTTATTGCCCGAACTAATTGAACAACGATAGTACGATTTACATCATCCCTCTTAATGGTTCTTATAAATTCTACTATATCCTCACTGAACTTCGCCGTTCTTTCCTCAAGGTCATATTCTTTATTTTTAGAACTTGATAATTGATTCATTGAAAATTCAATAGAAATTAGAAATTGATAATTATAAATTTTACAATTAACCTATATTTCCCAGATACCACCTCATTATTTTTTCTCCCCAAAATAGCATGATAAGTGTGCCTATAACAAGGAACGGACCGAAGGCAATCATGCTTTTCATTCCCTTCTTTTTCAAAAGCACCAGCGCCACTCCGAACACAGAACCTATGATGAAAGAAATGAGAATTGCAAGCGTGATCATCGGCCATCCGATGATAAACCCCATCAGAAAACCGTATTTCACATCCCCGCCCCCCATCCCTTTCCCTTTCGTGAAAAATACGATCAGAAAGAAAAAAGTGAATGAGACAGAGGCTGCGAATAAATGATTGATAAATATGGAATTCAGCAGCAAAAAATCGATCATATTCGAAAAACCGATCAAAAAGTCTCCGCCACTGTCAAACTGATAAACGCTCCCAAGACCCGACGCCACCATGAACTGAAGCGTGCTGTCGATGGAGATATAGTAAACGATCGCCGCAATAACGGCAACCAGAATAGCCTCATCCGGAATGATATAATGTCTGAGATCATAAACGAATATGACGATCAGACTCGAAGCGACTATCAGGTAATAAATCAACGATAAAAATAGTCGAAAGTCGAAAGTCGAAAGTCGAAAGTCGCTTATGAGGCTATAATCCATTAATCCATTAATCCGTAATACATAATTGAAAATCATGACGAACAGCACTCCTGCCGCGATTTCTACGATCGGATATTGCCATGATATCTTTTTTTTGCAATATCTGCATTTTCCGCGAAGTGCGATGAAACTAAAGACAGGAACAAGGTCTGCGGGCGAAAGAACATGCTTGCAACTCATGCATTTGGACCTGTCATTCACGATCTTCCATCCGTTCTCAAGCCTGAATATCACAACATTCAAAAAACTGCCCACTATCAGGCCTAAAATGAAGATATATGAATAAGCTAGAAACATAACATTTAATTT
It encodes:
- the gatA gene encoding Asp-tRNA(Asn)/Glu-tRNA(Gln) amidotransferase subunit GatA, translated to MDLKELNISKINEGLKKKEFSAVELTRAYLDRIKKTDEKVKSFITVTEDLALKQAARADERIGKGEAESNLLLGVPCSVKDVILTEGVLTTAASSILKNYIPPYDATLVGRLKERGMVMLGKVNCDAFAHGASTENSDFFVTHNPWDLERVPGGSSGGSASSVSADQCAYSIGTDTGGSIRGPAAFCSLVGLKPTYGRVPRYGLISMTSSTDCPSIMAKNVMDAAVILGEIAGKDERDSTSSDKTVDSYSEFIEKNDIRGMKIGIPKEYFIKELNGEIRKSLDEAIKKIEELGAKIVEISLPNTKYAVPTYYIITPSEVSSNLARFDGIKYGYSDVESRMSKVESLMDVYKKSRGKGFGKEAKRRIMLGTYALSSGYYDAYYLKAQKVRALIKRDFDEAFKTVDVIITPTTPSVAFRIGQHSSNPLELYLEDIFSSAASLAGVPAMSVPCGFAKPEDGDREMPIGMQIIGKPYDEKNILNIAEKFERNTSWHLKKPNGI
- the gatC gene encoding Asp-tRNA(Asn)/Glu-tRNA(Gln) amidotransferase subunit GatC, encoding MEKANKISIEEVEHIAELARIELSEAEKKEFAGQLSDVLGYIDQLKEVNTDNVEPVSQVTGLVNVTREDIVKDSDEKMRQGIVNNFPDREGEYVKVKQVL
- the ligA gene encoding NAD-dependent DNA ligase LigA, coding for MNKQDIKNRIEKLKKEIDHHRYLYHVLDKVEISDAALDSLKHELYELETQNPEFITPDSPTQRVGGKPLKEFKKVSHTVPQWSFNDAFNEEEVRDFDKRVKRFLADGGEPNDARTDYMAELKIDGLHIVLTYKRGLLVTGATRGDGKIGENVTQNIRTIDSIPLKLSEEVDAVVEGEVFMRKSVFEELNKEREKKGEQLLANPRNAAAGAIRQLDPKIVKERRLDCFVYDLSWAGNFPLPETQKEELEKLHKLGFKVNKNRKHCADIEEAIQVWKHWMNHKEEEDYWIDGIVLKLNRNDWQRKIGYTGKAPRWGIAFKFPAEQATTIVEDIVVQVGRTGALTPVAHLKPVQVMGSTISRATLHNEDEIMRLGLKIGDTVIIQKAGDVIPEVVKVLPNLRTGKEKDFRMPKKCPICASPVERPEGEVATYCTNKKCYAQDLRRLIHFASRKAFDIRGMGRKIVQRFLDEGLISSAADIFELTKDDISVLARFGEKSADNLVLAIARSKTITLSRFVYALGIHHVGEEMSYDLSLHFKSLANIQKASVEDLTRSRDVGPVVAESIHGYFRDAGNIKLVNDLEKVGVKIIPDKAPEGKLAGKSFVVTGTLDSMSREEAHDNIRALGGNVSSAVSAKTSYVVAGENPGSKYEKAKRLNVRILMEKEFINMIK
- a CDS encoding four helix bundle protein, which translates into the protein MNQLSSSKNKEYDLEERTAKFSEDIVEFIRTIKRDDVNRTIVVQLVRAITSIGANYCEANASSSKKDFRNKIYICKKEANESKYWLRILAKYHPELK
- a CDS encoding prepilin peptidase; the protein is MFLAYSYIFILGLIVGSFLNVVIFRLENGWKIVNDRSKCMSCKHVLSPADLVPVFSFIALRGKCRYCKKKISWQYPIVEIAAGVLFVMIFNYVLRINGLMDYSLISDFRLSTFDFRLFLSLIYYLIVASSLIVIFVYDLRHYIIPDEAILVAVIAAIVYYISIDSTLQFMVASGLGSVYQFDSGGDFLIGFSNMIDFLLLNSIFINHLFAASVSFTFFFLIVFFTKGKGMGGGDVKYGFLMGFIIGWPMITLAILISFIIGSVFGVALVLLKKKGMKSMIAFGPFLVIGTLIMLFWGEKIMRWYLGNIG